The following are encoded together in the Panthera leo isolate Ple1 chromosome B4, P.leo_Ple1_pat1.1, whole genome shotgun sequence genome:
- the LOC122225320 gene encoding proline-rich protein 2-like yields the protein MEPPVRGGHPGTTGARQRALLRDREAVDTVNPCLALWCVSHSSLAFPGLPRPGPERQGSPAPPRPRPRAGTAGVTRQAQRSSPPRVGDLKLLEAAASSRARRTPPRPDPGDPPPAAGLSPGGPERARRDTPDLPWAPAPRLQRVQKQAGFFFFFFSGNWLWCVSLPPSSPV from the exons ATGGAGCCCCCGGTGCGCGGCGGGCACCCGGGCACCACTGGCGCCCGGCAGCGCGCCCTGCTGCGGGACAGGGAGGCCGT CGACACTGTCAACCCTTGCCTGGCTCTGTGGTGCGTCTCCCACTCCAGCCTAGCTTTCCCGGGTCTCCCTCGTCCTGGCCCGGAGCGCCAGGGGAGCCCTGCTCCTCCTCGCCCCAGGCCTCGGGCCGGCACAGCGGGAGTGACCCGGCAGGCCCAGCGCTCCTCGCCGCCGCGGGTCGGGGATTTGAAGTTGCTCGAAGCTGCAGCCAGCTCCCGGGCGCGCCGCACTCCTCCGCGGCCGGATCCCGGGGATCCTCCACCAGCTGCCGGGCTCTCCCCCGGGGGTCCTGAGCGAGCGCGCAGAG ACACCCCAGACCTCCCCTGGGCGCCAGCTCCTCGGCTCCAACGGGTCCAGAAACAagccggatttttttttttttttttttctggaaattggCTTTGGTGTGTTTCcctacctccctcctcccccgtctag